Proteins encoded within one genomic window of Macrotis lagotis isolate mMagLag1 chromosome 3, bilby.v1.9.chrom.fasta, whole genome shotgun sequence:
- the LOC141516237 gene encoding LOW QUALITY PROTEIN: small ribosomal subunit protein RACK1-like (The sequence of the model RefSeq protein was modified relative to this genomic sequence to represent the inferred CDS: deleted 1 base in 1 codon) → MPEQMTLWGTLKGHNGWVTQIARTPQFPAFQDTTIITWKLARDETNYGIPQQALRGHLHFVSDVVISSDGQFVLSGSWDGTLKLWNLTTGTTTKHFVGHTKDVLSVAFSSDNCQIVSGSRDKTIKLWNMFGVCKCTLQDDSHSEWVLDPCTSCVHFSPNNSNPIIVSCGWDKLVKVWNLANCKLKINHIGHMGYLNTVTVSPAGSLCASGGKDGQAMLWDLSEGKHLYTLDGGNIINALYFSPNHYWLCAATGLSIKIWDLEGKIIVDEPKQEVISTSSKAEPPQCTSLAWSADGQTLFAGYTDNLVWVWQVTIGTQ, encoded by the exons ATGCCTGAACAGATGACCCTTTGGGGTACCCTTAAAGGCCACAATGGCTGGGTGACCCAGATTGCCAGGACTCCCCAATTCCCAGCCTTCCAAGATACGACCATTATCACATGGAAGCTTGCCAGAGATGAAACAAACTATGGGATCCCCCAGCAAGCCCTCAGGGGTCACTTACATTTTGTTAGTGATGTGGTCATTTCCTCTGATGGACAGTTTGTACTCTCAGGTTCCTGGGATGGCACATTAAAACTGTGGAATCTCACAACTGGCACTACCACCAAGCATTTTGTTGGTCACACCAAGGATGTGCTGAGTGTAGCCTTCTCTTCAGACAACTGCCAGATTGTCTCTGGTTCCAGAGATAAGACTATCAAGCTGTGGAACATGTTTGGTGTCTGTAAATGCACTTTGCAGGATGACAGCCATTCAGAGTGGGT gctggacccctgcacgTCCTGTGTTCATTTTTCACCCAATAACAGCAACCCCATTATTGTTTCCTGTGGCTGGGATAAGCTGGTCAAGGTTTGGAACTTGGCCAACTGCAAACTGAAGATAAACCACATTGGCCACATGGGCTACCTTAATACAGTTACAGTTTCTCCTGCTGGCTCTCTTTGTGCATCTGGAGGCAAGGATGGTCAAGCCATGCTTTGGGACCTCAGTGAGGGTAAGCATCTCTATACTCTGGATGGTGGCAACATAATCAATGCCCTCTACTTCAGCCCCAATCACTACTGGCTTTGTGCTGCCACTGGGCTCAGCATCAAGATTTGGGATCTAGAGGGC AAAATCATTGTGGATGAGCCTAAGCAAGAAGTGATCAGCACCAGCAGCAAGGCTGAGCCTCCACAATGTACTTCCTTAGCCTGGTCTGCTGATGGCCAGACTCTCTTTGCTGGATACACAGACAACTTGGTATGGGTGTGGCAGGTGACCATTGGCACTCAGTAA